A region from the Citrobacter koseri ATCC BAA-895 genome encodes:
- the sixA gene encoding phosphohistidine phosphatase SixA, with product MQVFIMRHGDAALDAASDSVRPLTSCGCDESRLMANWLKGQKVDIERVLVSPFLRAEQTLDVVGECMNLPGNVDVLPELTPCGDVGMVSAWLQTLANEGVASVLVISHLPLVGYLVSELCPGETPPMFTTSAIASVTLDESGKGVFNWQMSPCNLKMAKAI from the coding sequence ATGCAAGTTTTTATCATGCGTCACGGCGACGCGGCCCTCGATGCCGCCAGTGATTCGGTTCGTCCTTTAACCTCGTGTGGTTGTGACGAATCCCGCCTTATGGCGAACTGGCTGAAAGGTCAAAAAGTGGATATCGAACGTGTTCTGGTGAGCCCGTTTCTACGAGCCGAACAAACGTTGGATGTGGTAGGGGAGTGTATGAACCTGCCTGGCAATGTGGACGTTTTGCCGGAGCTTACTCCTTGCGGCGATGTCGGTATGGTCAGCGCCTGGTTGCAGACGCTGGCGAATGAAGGCGTCGCATCGGTGTTAGTGATCTCTCACCTGCCTTTGGTGGGATATCTGGTGTCTGAACTCTGTCCTGGCGAGACGCCGCCAATGTTCACCACATCTGCGATTGCCAGCGTAACGCTTGATGAAAGCGGCAAAGGGGTTTTCAACTGGCAGATGAGCCCGTGTAATCTGAAAATGGCAAAAGCGATTTAA
- the smrB gene encoding endonuclease SmrB: MKKKTSLSEEDQALFRQLMTGTRQIKQDTIVHRPQRKKITEVPVKRLIQEQADASHYFSDEFQPLLNTDGPVKYVRADVSHFELKKMRRGDYSPELFLDLHGLTQQQAKQELGALIAACRREHVFCACVMHGHGKHILKQQTPLWLAQHPHVMAFHQAPKEYGGDAALLVLIEVEEWLPPELP; this comes from the coding sequence ATGAAAAAGAAAACATCGCTCAGCGAGGAGGACCAGGCGTTGTTCCGGCAGTTAATGACCGGCACCCGCCAGATTAAGCAGGACACCATTGTCCACCGGCCGCAACGTAAAAAAATCACAGAAGTCCCGGTCAAGCGTCTGATACAGGAGCAGGCTGATGCCAGCCACTATTTCTCCGATGAATTTCAACCGTTATTGAATACCGACGGCCCGGTGAAATATGTACGTGCCGACGTCAGCCATTTCGAGCTGAAGAAAATGCGTCGGGGCGACTATTCGCCGGAGTTGTTCCTGGATTTGCACGGTCTGACGCAACAGCAGGCCAAACAAGAGCTGGGGGCGCTGATTGCCGCCTGTCGCCGCGAGCATGTCTTTTGCGCCTGTGTGATGCACGGCCACGGAAAGCATATTCTTAAGCAACAAACGCCGTTATGGCTGGCGCAACATCCGCACGTTATGGCCTTCCATCAGGCGCCAAAAGAGTACGGCGGGGACGCTGCGCTGTTGGTATTGATTGAAGTAGAAGAGTGGTTGCCGCCGGAGCTTCCTTGA
- the prmB gene encoding 50S ribosomal protein L3 N(5)-glutamine methyltransferase produces MDKIFVDEAVSELHTIQDMLRWAVSRFSAANIWYGHGTDNPWDEAVQLVLPSLYLPLDIPEDMRTARLTSSERHRIVERVIRRVNERIPVAYLTNKAWFCGHEFYVDERVLVPRSPIGELINNRFAGLISEQPHHILDMCTGSGCIAIACAYAFPEAEVDAVDISSDALAVTEHNIEEHGLLNHVTPIRSDLFRDLPKVQYDLIVTNPPYVDAEDMSDLPNEYRHEPELGLASGTDGLKLTRRILGNAPDYLSDDGILICEVGNSMVHLIEQYPDVPFTWLEFDNGGDGVFMLTKAQLIAAREHFSIYKD; encoded by the coding sequence GTGGATAAAATTTTCGTTGATGAAGCAGTGAGTGAGCTGCATACCATTCAGGACATGTTGCGCTGGGCGGTAAGCCGGTTTAGCGCGGCGAATATCTGGTATGGTCACGGCACGGACAACCCGTGGGATGAGGCCGTACAGCTGGTACTGCCGTCACTTTATCTGCCGCTGGATATTCCAGAAGACATGCGTACCGCGCGCCTGACGTCCAGCGAACGTCACCGCATTGTTGAACGGGTCATTCGCCGTGTCAACGAGCGTATTCCGGTGGCCTACCTGACCAATAAAGCCTGGTTCTGCGGCCATGAGTTCTATGTTGATGAACGCGTATTAGTGCCACGTTCGCCGATTGGCGAGCTGATCAACAACCGCTTCGCGGGGCTTATCAGCGAGCAGCCGCACCACATTCTGGATATGTGTACCGGCAGCGGATGTATCGCTATCGCCTGTGCTTATGCTTTCCCGGAGGCGGAAGTGGATGCCGTTGATATCTCCAGCGACGCGTTAGCCGTAACCGAACACAACATTGAAGAGCACGGTCTGCTCAACCATGTCACGCCGATTCGCTCCGATCTGTTCCGCGATCTGCCGAAAGTGCAGTATGACCTGATTGTGACGAACCCGCCGTACGTTGATGCGGAAGATATGTCCGATCTGCCGAATGAATATCGTCATGAACCCGAACTGGGCCTGGCGTCCGGCACTGACGGTTTAAAACTGACCCGCCGTATTCTGGGCAACGCGCCGGACTACTTGTCCGATGACGGTATTCTGATTTGTGAAGTCGGAAACAGCATGGTACATCTGATAGAACAATATCCCGATGTACCGTTTACCTGGCTGGAGTTCGATAACGGCGGCGACGGCGTCTTTATGCTGACGAAAGCGCAGCTCATTGCGGCTCGCGAGCATTTCAGCATCTATAAAGATTAA